The Platichthys flesus chromosome 10, fPlaFle2.1, whole genome shotgun sequence genome includes a window with the following:
- the erg28 gene encoding ergosterol biosynthetic protein 28 homolog, whose product MSRLLNVLRSWLVMVSVIAVGNTVQSFRDHSFLSEKLYTGAPEFVNGLQARTFGIWTLLSSIIRCACAIDIQNRTLYHITLWTFVLALGHFLSEAFIYKTAPLTIGVMAPLIVASFSIVGMLIGFQCVPDTQEEVGARRKKRN is encoded by the exons ATGAGTCGCCTCCTGAACGTCCTGCGGAGCTGGCTGGTGATGGTGTCCGTCATCGCGGTGGGAAACACGGTGCAGAGCTTCAGAGACcacagcttcctgtcagagaaGCTCTACACGGGCGCGCCGGAGTTTG TGAATGGTCTCCAAGCTCGGACATTCGGCATTTGGACATTGCTGTCATCGATCATTCGCTGTGCCTGTGCCATTGATATTCAGAACAGGAC GCTTTATCACATCACCTTGTGGACATTTGTGTTGGCGCTAGGACACTTTCTTTCCGAAGCCTTCATCTACAAAACTGCCCCTCTGACCATCGGGGTCATGGCGCCGCTCATTGTGGCAA gTTTCTCTATTGTCGGAATGCTGATTGGATTCCAGTGTGTTCCAGACACTCAAGAAGAAGTGGGAGCACGACGGAAGAAACGTAACTGA
- the flvcr2a gene encoding heme transporter FLVCR2 isoform X2, with protein sequence MGDNAGTTQDGSAREKEAHDGPPLGGGGPAPQDGSARDSKRHDGLPLSGRGPGPGPGETHVECSNIPNGDSGPAAPTRLYKRRWLVVFLFSAYSLSNAYQWIQYGIISNILMKFYSVDAFAIDWLSMVYMLTYIPFIFPVTWLLDKKGLRVTALLANALNCAGTWIKVASARPDLFGVTMLGQFTSSLAQVFILGMPSRLASVWFGADEVSTACSIGVFGNQMGIAIGFLVPPILVPNVDDMDELAHYIRIMFYISAGVATLIFVLVVIVFQEKPELPPTQSQAQARNVHPDEYSYKASIMRLLCNKPFMLLVLSYGLNVGCFYAVSTLLNRMIIEHYPGEEVNAGRIGLTIVIAGMVGSLICGIWLDKTKTYKQTTLFVYLLTLIGMLVYAFTLNLGHLWVVFVTAGVLGFFMTGYLPLGFEFAVELTYPESEGTSSGLLNCSAQIFGIIFTISQGKIIDKWGTFGGNIFLCIFLLIGSVLTGFIKADLRRQKANLRAEVQPVSNITADVDGDISPPEVLKQMKL encoded by the exons ATGGGGGATAACGCTGGCACCACTCAGGACGGGAGTGCACGGGAAAAGGAGGCGCATGACGGTCCACCATTGGGAGGCGGGGGTCCGGCACCACAGGACGGGAGCGCACGGGACTCGAAGCGGCATGATGGTCTCCCCTTGAGCGGCAGAGGACCGGGACCCGGACCAGGAGAGACCCACGTTGAGTGCAGCAACATCCCAAACGGCGACAGTGGCCCCGCCGCCCCCACGCGTCTGTACAAGAGGCGCTGGCTGGTCGTGTTCCTGTTCAGCGCGTACTCCCTGAGCAACGCGTACCAATGGATCCAGTACGGCATCATCAGCAACATCCTCATGAAGTTCTACAGTGTGGACGCCTTCGCGATAGACTGGCTGTCCATGGTCTACATGCTCACCTACATCCCCTTCATCTTCCCGGTCACCTGGCTCCTGGATAAGAAAGGGCTGCGCGTCACGGCGCTGCTGGCCAACGCGCTCAACTGCGCCGGGACGTGGATCAAGGTGGCCAGCGCCAGGCCCGACCTGTTCGGCGTGACCATGCTCGGGCAGTTTACCAGTTCCCTGGCCCAGGTCTTCATCCTCGGGATGCCCTCCCGCCTGGCGTCGGTGTGGTTCGGCGCGGACGAGGTTTCCACCGCCTGCTCCATTGGAGTTTTTGGGAATCAG atggGCATCGCCATCGGGTTCCTGGTCCCGCCCATCCTCGTGCCTAATGTGGACGACATGGATGAGCTAGCGCACTACATCAGGATCATGTTCTACATCAGCGCCGGAGTGGCCACCCTCATCTTCGTCCTGGTGGTGATCG TGTTTCAGGAGAAACCAGAGCTCCCTCCCACCCAGTCCCAGGCTCAGGCCCGGAACGTGCACCCGGACGAGTACTCGTACAAGGCTTCCATCATGAGGCTGCTGTGCAACAAGCCCTTCATGCTACTGGTGCTCAGCTACG GCCTGAACGTCGGCTGCTTCTATGCTGTCTCCACCTTGTTGAACAGGATGATCATCGAACACTATCCT GGTGAAGAGGTGAATGCTGGGAGGATCGGTCTGACCATTGTCATTGCCGGCATGGTGGGGTCCCTCATTTGTGGCATTTGGCTGGACAAGACTAAAACCTACAA ACAGACCACCTTGTTTGTGTATCTCCTCACGCTGATCGGCATGCTGGTCTACGCCTTCACCCTCAACCTGGGTCACCTGTGGGTGGTGTTTGTCACGGCCGGAGTTTTAGG CTTTTTCATGACCGGATATCTGCCTCTGGGCTTCGAGTTTGCAGTGGAGCTCACCTACCCTGAGTCGGAGGGAACCTCGTCAGGGCTTCTCAACTGTTCCGCTCAG ATCTTTGGAATCATCTTCACCATCTCCCAAGGAAAGATTATCGATAAATGGGGCACTTTTGGGGGAAACATCTTCCTGTGCATCTTCCTCCTAATAGGATCAGTATTGACAG GATTCATCAAGGCCGACCTCCGACGGCAGAAGGCCAACCTGCGGGCCGAGGTGCAGCCAGTGAGC AACATAACAGCTGATGTGGACGGAGACATTTCTCCACCTGAAGTCCTGAAACAGATGAAGTTATGA
- the flvcr2a gene encoding heme transporter FLVCR2 isoform X4, protein MSVEDDLPHERMDEAREHGTQETTLGEFRDLYLGDSFDTLETALLDTAQLHPLMETKLYKRRWVMLLVFSACSMSNAFMWLQYSIIGDIFMRFYGIDSLATDWLSMIYFLTYIPLILPVMWLLDNRGIRDVLVVGSAFNCIGAWIKTSTADPDMFAMTFFGQFVCSVATVCILGIPSRLASLWFGPQEVSTACSIGVLGNQMGIAIGFLVPPILVPNVDDMDELAHYIRIMFYISAGVATLIFVLVVIVFQEKPELPPTQSQAQARNVHPDEYSYKASIMRLLCNKPFMLLVLSYGLNVGCFYAVSTLLNRMIIEHYPGEEVNAGRIGLTIVIAGMVGSLICGIWLDKTKTYKQTTLFVYLLTLIGMLVYAFTLNLGHLWVVFVTAGVLGFFMTGYLPLGFEFAVELTYPESEGTSSGLLNCSAQIFGIIFTISQGKIIDKWGTFGGNIFLCIFLLIGSVLTGFIKADLRRQKANLRAEVQPVSNITADVDGDISPPEVLKQMKL, encoded by the exons ATGAGCGTTGAGGATGATCTTCCTCACGAGCGCATGGACGAGGCCAGGGAACATGGGACACAGGAAACGACACTGGGAGAGTTCAGGGACCTGTATCTGGGTGACAGCTTCGACACCCTGGAGACGGCGCTCCTGGACACCGCTCAGCTCCACCCGCTCATGGAGACCAAGCTGTACAAGCGGCGCTGGGTCATGCTGCTCGTCTTCAGCGCCTGCTCCATGAGCAATGCCTTCATGTGGCTGCAATACAGCATCATCGGCGACATCTTCATGCGCTTCTACGGCATCGATTCCCTCGCCACCGACTGGCTCTCCATGATCTACTTCCTCACCTACATCCCCCTCATCCTGCCTGTCATGTGGCTGCTGGACAACCGGGGCATCAGGGACGTGCTGGTGGTGGGGTCGGCCTTCAACTGCATCGGGGCCTGGATCAAGACGAGCACGGCGGACCCCGACATGTTCGCCATGACTTTCTTTGGCCAGTTTGTGTGTTCGGTGGCCACGGTTTGCATCCTGGGCATCCCTTCCAGACTGGCGTCCCTGTGGTTTGGGCCGCAGGAGGTGTCCACCGCCTGTTCCATTGGCGTTCTCGGAAACcag atggGCATCGCCATCGGGTTCCTGGTCCCGCCCATCCTCGTGCCTAATGTGGACGACATGGATGAGCTAGCGCACTACATCAGGATCATGTTCTACATCAGCGCCGGAGTGGCCACCCTCATCTTCGTCCTGGTGGTGATCG TGTTTCAGGAGAAACCAGAGCTCCCTCCCACCCAGTCCCAGGCTCAGGCCCGGAACGTGCACCCGGACGAGTACTCGTACAAGGCTTCCATCATGAGGCTGCTGTGCAACAAGCCCTTCATGCTACTGGTGCTCAGCTACG GCCTGAACGTCGGCTGCTTCTATGCTGTCTCCACCTTGTTGAACAGGATGATCATCGAACACTATCCT GGTGAAGAGGTGAATGCTGGGAGGATCGGTCTGACCATTGTCATTGCCGGCATGGTGGGGTCCCTCATTTGTGGCATTTGGCTGGACAAGACTAAAACCTACAA ACAGACCACCTTGTTTGTGTATCTCCTCACGCTGATCGGCATGCTGGTCTACGCCTTCACCCTCAACCTGGGTCACCTGTGGGTGGTGTTTGTCACGGCCGGAGTTTTAGG CTTTTTCATGACCGGATATCTGCCTCTGGGCTTCGAGTTTGCAGTGGAGCTCACCTACCCTGAGTCGGAGGGAACCTCGTCAGGGCTTCTCAACTGTTCCGCTCAG ATCTTTGGAATCATCTTCACCATCTCCCAAGGAAAGATTATCGATAAATGGGGCACTTTTGGGGGAAACATCTTCCTGTGCATCTTCCTCCTAATAGGATCAGTATTGACAG GATTCATCAAGGCCGACCTCCGACGGCAGAAGGCCAACCTGCGGGCCGAGGTGCAGCCAGTGAGC AACATAACAGCTGATGTGGACGGAGACATTTCTCCACCTGAAGTCCTGAAACAGATGAAGTTATGA
- the flvcr2a gene encoding heme transporter FLVCR2 isoform X1 — translation MGDNAGTTQDGSAREKEAHDGPPLGGGGPAPQDGSARDSKRHDGLPLSGRGPGPGPGETHVECSNIPNGDSGPAAPTRLYKRRWLVVFLFSAYSLSNAYQWIQYGIISNILMKFYSVDAFAIDWLSMVYMLTYIPFIFPVTWLLDKKGLRVTALLANALNCAGTWIKVASARPDLFGVTMLGQFTSSLAQVFILGMPSRLASVWFGADEVSTACSIGVFGNQMGIAIGFLVPPILVPNVDDMDELAHYIRIMFYISAGVATLIFVLVVIVFQEKPELPPTQSQAQARNVHPDEYSYKASIMRLLCNKPFMLLVLSYGLNVGCFYAVSTLLNRMIIEHYPGEEVNAGRIGLTIVIAGMVGSLICGIWLDKTKTYKQTTLFVYLLTLIGMLVYAFTLNLGHLWVVFVTAGVLGFFMTGYLPLGFEFAVELTYPESEGTSSGLLNCSAQIFGIIFTISQGKIIDKWGTFGGNIFLCIFLLIGSVLTGFIKADLRRQKANLRAEVQPVSPTGSESSAQDYGATARRGTWQLQS, via the exons ATGGGGGATAACGCTGGCACCACTCAGGACGGGAGTGCACGGGAAAAGGAGGCGCATGACGGTCCACCATTGGGAGGCGGGGGTCCGGCACCACAGGACGGGAGCGCACGGGACTCGAAGCGGCATGATGGTCTCCCCTTGAGCGGCAGAGGACCGGGACCCGGACCAGGAGAGACCCACGTTGAGTGCAGCAACATCCCAAACGGCGACAGTGGCCCCGCCGCCCCCACGCGTCTGTACAAGAGGCGCTGGCTGGTCGTGTTCCTGTTCAGCGCGTACTCCCTGAGCAACGCGTACCAATGGATCCAGTACGGCATCATCAGCAACATCCTCATGAAGTTCTACAGTGTGGACGCCTTCGCGATAGACTGGCTGTCCATGGTCTACATGCTCACCTACATCCCCTTCATCTTCCCGGTCACCTGGCTCCTGGATAAGAAAGGGCTGCGCGTCACGGCGCTGCTGGCCAACGCGCTCAACTGCGCCGGGACGTGGATCAAGGTGGCCAGCGCCAGGCCCGACCTGTTCGGCGTGACCATGCTCGGGCAGTTTACCAGTTCCCTGGCCCAGGTCTTCATCCTCGGGATGCCCTCCCGCCTGGCGTCGGTGTGGTTCGGCGCGGACGAGGTTTCCACCGCCTGCTCCATTGGAGTTTTTGGGAATCAG atggGCATCGCCATCGGGTTCCTGGTCCCGCCCATCCTCGTGCCTAATGTGGACGACATGGATGAGCTAGCGCACTACATCAGGATCATGTTCTACATCAGCGCCGGAGTGGCCACCCTCATCTTCGTCCTGGTGGTGATCG TGTTTCAGGAGAAACCAGAGCTCCCTCCCACCCAGTCCCAGGCTCAGGCCCGGAACGTGCACCCGGACGAGTACTCGTACAAGGCTTCCATCATGAGGCTGCTGTGCAACAAGCCCTTCATGCTACTGGTGCTCAGCTACG GCCTGAACGTCGGCTGCTTCTATGCTGTCTCCACCTTGTTGAACAGGATGATCATCGAACACTATCCT GGTGAAGAGGTGAATGCTGGGAGGATCGGTCTGACCATTGTCATTGCCGGCATGGTGGGGTCCCTCATTTGTGGCATTTGGCTGGACAAGACTAAAACCTACAA ACAGACCACCTTGTTTGTGTATCTCCTCACGCTGATCGGCATGCTGGTCTACGCCTTCACCCTCAACCTGGGTCACCTGTGGGTGGTGTTTGTCACGGCCGGAGTTTTAGG CTTTTTCATGACCGGATATCTGCCTCTGGGCTTCGAGTTTGCAGTGGAGCTCACCTACCCTGAGTCGGAGGGAACCTCGTCAGGGCTTCTCAACTGTTCCGCTCAG ATCTTTGGAATCATCTTCACCATCTCCCAAGGAAAGATTATCGATAAATGGGGCACTTTTGGGGGAAACATCTTCCTGTGCATCTTCCTCCTAATAGGATCAGTATTGACAG GATTCATCAAGGCCGACCTCCGACGGCAGAAGGCCAACCTGCGGGCCGAGGTGCAGCCAGTGAGC CCTACAGGGTCCGAGTCATCGGCGCAGGACTACGGGGCCACGGCGCGCAGAGGCACCTGGCAACTACAGTCTTGA
- the flvcr2a gene encoding heme transporter FLVCR2 isoform X3 produces the protein MSVEDDLPHERMDEAREHGTQETTLGEFRDLYLGDSFDTLETALLDTAQLHPLMETKLYKRRWVMLLVFSACSMSNAFMWLQYSIIGDIFMRFYGIDSLATDWLSMIYFLTYIPLILPVMWLLDNRGIRDVLVVGSAFNCIGAWIKTSTADPDMFAMTFFGQFVCSVATVCILGIPSRLASLWFGPQEVSTACSIGVLGNQMGIAIGFLVPPILVPNVDDMDELAHYIRIMFYISAGVATLIFVLVVIVFQEKPELPPTQSQAQARNVHPDEYSYKASIMRLLCNKPFMLLVLSYGLNVGCFYAVSTLLNRMIIEHYPGEEVNAGRIGLTIVIAGMVGSLICGIWLDKTKTYKQTTLFVYLLTLIGMLVYAFTLNLGHLWVVFVTAGVLGFFMTGYLPLGFEFAVELTYPESEGTSSGLLNCSAQIFGIIFTISQGKIIDKWGTFGGNIFLCIFLLIGSVLTGFIKADLRRQKANLRAEVQPVSPTGSESSAQDYGATARRGTWQLQS, from the exons ATGAGCGTTGAGGATGATCTTCCTCACGAGCGCATGGACGAGGCCAGGGAACATGGGACACAGGAAACGACACTGGGAGAGTTCAGGGACCTGTATCTGGGTGACAGCTTCGACACCCTGGAGACGGCGCTCCTGGACACCGCTCAGCTCCACCCGCTCATGGAGACCAAGCTGTACAAGCGGCGCTGGGTCATGCTGCTCGTCTTCAGCGCCTGCTCCATGAGCAATGCCTTCATGTGGCTGCAATACAGCATCATCGGCGACATCTTCATGCGCTTCTACGGCATCGATTCCCTCGCCACCGACTGGCTCTCCATGATCTACTTCCTCACCTACATCCCCCTCATCCTGCCTGTCATGTGGCTGCTGGACAACCGGGGCATCAGGGACGTGCTGGTGGTGGGGTCGGCCTTCAACTGCATCGGGGCCTGGATCAAGACGAGCACGGCGGACCCCGACATGTTCGCCATGACTTTCTTTGGCCAGTTTGTGTGTTCGGTGGCCACGGTTTGCATCCTGGGCATCCCTTCCAGACTGGCGTCCCTGTGGTTTGGGCCGCAGGAGGTGTCCACCGCCTGTTCCATTGGCGTTCTCGGAAACcag atggGCATCGCCATCGGGTTCCTGGTCCCGCCCATCCTCGTGCCTAATGTGGACGACATGGATGAGCTAGCGCACTACATCAGGATCATGTTCTACATCAGCGCCGGAGTGGCCACCCTCATCTTCGTCCTGGTGGTGATCG TGTTTCAGGAGAAACCAGAGCTCCCTCCCACCCAGTCCCAGGCTCAGGCCCGGAACGTGCACCCGGACGAGTACTCGTACAAGGCTTCCATCATGAGGCTGCTGTGCAACAAGCCCTTCATGCTACTGGTGCTCAGCTACG GCCTGAACGTCGGCTGCTTCTATGCTGTCTCCACCTTGTTGAACAGGATGATCATCGAACACTATCCT GGTGAAGAGGTGAATGCTGGGAGGATCGGTCTGACCATTGTCATTGCCGGCATGGTGGGGTCCCTCATTTGTGGCATTTGGCTGGACAAGACTAAAACCTACAA ACAGACCACCTTGTTTGTGTATCTCCTCACGCTGATCGGCATGCTGGTCTACGCCTTCACCCTCAACCTGGGTCACCTGTGGGTGGTGTTTGTCACGGCCGGAGTTTTAGG CTTTTTCATGACCGGATATCTGCCTCTGGGCTTCGAGTTTGCAGTGGAGCTCACCTACCCTGAGTCGGAGGGAACCTCGTCAGGGCTTCTCAACTGTTCCGCTCAG ATCTTTGGAATCATCTTCACCATCTCCCAAGGAAAGATTATCGATAAATGGGGCACTTTTGGGGGAAACATCTTCCTGTGCATCTTCCTCCTAATAGGATCAGTATTGACAG GATTCATCAAGGCCGACCTCCGACGGCAGAAGGCCAACCTGCGGGCCGAGGTGCAGCCAGTGAGC CCTACAGGGTCCGAGTCATCGGCGCAGGACTACGGGGCCACGGCGCGCAGAGGCACCTGGCAACTACAGTCTTGA
- the flvcr2a gene encoding heme transporter FLVCR2 isoform X5 codes for MFCWWRAVIQFTHTDSGCNGNGGGLQMGIAIGFLVPPILVPNVDDMDELAHYIRIMFYISAGVATLIFVLVVIVFQEKPELPPTQSQAQARNVHPDEYSYKASIMRLLCNKPFMLLVLSYGLNVGCFYAVSTLLNRMIIEHYPGEEVNAGRIGLTIVIAGMVGSLICGIWLDKTKTYKQTTLFVYLLTLIGMLVYAFTLNLGHLWVVFVTAGVLGFFMTGYLPLGFEFAVELTYPESEGTSSGLLNCSAQIFGIIFTISQGKIIDKWGTFGGNIFLCIFLLIGSVLTGFIKADLRRQKANLRAEVQPVSPTGSESSAQDYGATARRGTWQLQS; via the exons ATGTTCTGCTGGTGGAGAGCAGTGATCCAGTTTACACACACGGATAGTGGCTGTAATGGGAATGGAGGCGGGCTGCAG atggGCATCGCCATCGGGTTCCTGGTCCCGCCCATCCTCGTGCCTAATGTGGACGACATGGATGAGCTAGCGCACTACATCAGGATCATGTTCTACATCAGCGCCGGAGTGGCCACCCTCATCTTCGTCCTGGTGGTGATCG TGTTTCAGGAGAAACCAGAGCTCCCTCCCACCCAGTCCCAGGCTCAGGCCCGGAACGTGCACCCGGACGAGTACTCGTACAAGGCTTCCATCATGAGGCTGCTGTGCAACAAGCCCTTCATGCTACTGGTGCTCAGCTACG GCCTGAACGTCGGCTGCTTCTATGCTGTCTCCACCTTGTTGAACAGGATGATCATCGAACACTATCCT GGTGAAGAGGTGAATGCTGGGAGGATCGGTCTGACCATTGTCATTGCCGGCATGGTGGGGTCCCTCATTTGTGGCATTTGGCTGGACAAGACTAAAACCTACAA ACAGACCACCTTGTTTGTGTATCTCCTCACGCTGATCGGCATGCTGGTCTACGCCTTCACCCTCAACCTGGGTCACCTGTGGGTGGTGTTTGTCACGGCCGGAGTTTTAGG CTTTTTCATGACCGGATATCTGCCTCTGGGCTTCGAGTTTGCAGTGGAGCTCACCTACCCTGAGTCGGAGGGAACCTCGTCAGGGCTTCTCAACTGTTCCGCTCAG ATCTTTGGAATCATCTTCACCATCTCCCAAGGAAAGATTATCGATAAATGGGGCACTTTTGGGGGAAACATCTTCCTGTGCATCTTCCTCCTAATAGGATCAGTATTGACAG GATTCATCAAGGCCGACCTCCGACGGCAGAAGGCCAACCTGCGGGCCGAGGTGCAGCCAGTGAGC CCTACAGGGTCCGAGTCATCGGCGCAGGACTACGGGGCCACGGCGCGCAGAGGCACCTGGCAACTACAGTCTTGA